Below is a genomic region from Enoplosus armatus isolate fEnoArm2 chromosome 10, fEnoArm2.hap1, whole genome shotgun sequence.
GGGTTGATGAGCGGCTAAAATTCGAGGGCCCTACAGAAATCCTGCGACTGAACAACCGCATGGTGGACAAGATCTGGACGCCAGACACTTTCTTCCGAAACTCCAAGAAGTCCATTTCTCATAACACGACCACGCCTAACAAACTCTTCCGCATCATGCAGAATGGGACTGTCCTCTACACCATGAGGTGATCTTACATTGTACAGTTATTGCTTTGTTGATGAGATCTTTTGTGGACACTTAGGAAAGGATAACTCAggcttgtttctgtttgttctcttGGTGTTAGACTGACAATTAGTGCAGAGTGTCCAATGAGGCTGATGGACTTCCCCATGGATGGCCACGCCTGTCCTCTCAGGTTCGGAAGCTGTAAGTATAACAGATGTGTTCATAAACAGAAGGAATAAAAATGTCCAAGATTCATAAATGTATCTAATCTTTGAGTTTTTCCTTATTGCCTCCTCATTTTTAGATGCCTACACGAGCAGTGAAATCGTGTTCACTTGGAGGAAGGGGCCAGTAGCATCTGTTGAGTGTCCCACAGAGTCCATGAGTCTTCTGCAGTATGATCTGGTGGGACAGACATTGTCCAGTGAGATATTTAAATCTAACACAGGTAATGCTAACTGTCAGCTATCACATTGCTCTTCTTATAAGGACACTGTTGCAGTCATAGCCACACTTAGAAGTTTAATTTAAAGACATTCTTGTGGAAAGAGGTCAAATGAGTCAAACTCTGCTCCAGTGTCCATTACTCCCCCACAGTAGAGTTGATATAAAAGACTTCCTTCAGCAGCCATCTACAGTAAGATGCTTAAGTGGTCAGGCCTAATGCGTACGGTGTGCCTAAGAACTATGAGGTTTAAAGCCCAGTGAATgcactgacagagaggaggaaggatggagcagtgtttgtgtgcattttctcttttcaccaGAAGAAGGAGAAGTGCTCCCCTGCTGTGAACCCAGCAGATTCCTggaatggagagaaaaaaggatgaGGCAGGCTCGAAAACGTAGAGATGATACCCAtttagaaaacagagagagagggagaacctctgtgtatatatgtgtgtgtgtgtgtgtgtgtgtgtgtgtgtgtgtgtgtgtgtgcaagatgCAGCGTGCTTTTGGTCTGTGaatgtctgcatgcatgtgtttagACAGAGCAGGGCAGTGTTACGCATAGTGACACTGCATGCTCTCCTCCTGCCCCCTCCTCACTCGCTCCTTCCTCTTGACTTTATCCCATTTCCAAATGTCTGCCatgctccctcctcctttttgtccttcctctcttccttcctcttgtctctcACATGCTGTCTTACAGTTAGCAGGGTAGTCCAGTCCTAACAGAAGCAATATATCAATATGTTTCTCCCCCAGCAGCTATTCTGTTTCAAGGGCAGGCAAGGGCATCCCTTCAGTGCTACCCTGCTCTGTCCCTCGGGGTCCCTCTCTTCACACGTGCTGTTTATCTTGCAGGTCACTACTCTGTGCAGGTGGTCCATTTCCACCTCCAGAGGAAGCTGGGCTACTACCTCATACAGACTTACATCCCTCTTATAATGGTTGTTGTGCTGTCACAAGTCTCTTTTTGGATCAACAAAGAGTCTGTTCCTGCTCGCACAGTTGCTGGTATGCCCCTCTTCCCACCGATGTTGGCCATTTAATGTGTACCAATCATATTTGATATTATAATACATCTCCATTTGTGTTTCATGAAatgcttctcttcctccaggCATCACCACAGTGCTGACCATGACCACCTTGAGCATCAGCGCCCGTCAGTCACTTCCCAAAGTAGCCTATGCCACCGCCATGGATTGGTtcattgctgtgtgttttgcctTTGTGGCGTCTGCTCTAGTCGAGTTTGCAGCAGTAAACTACTTCGCCACCCTCCAGGCCCACCGTCTGAAGAAGCACAAAGCTAGACAGGACAAGCTTGAAGTGTTGGCTACCGGCAGCGAAGATGGCGACACAGGTTTGGTGAGCAGCTGACTTTATGCCGAAAATTAAGGATAAATTCAAGCTGACATGTCACTGTCACCATTAAAACATGGGATCATTTAATTGAGTACAACATATGTCCCAGCACTTTTCTGTGCCACTCTCATACCAATGGTTGTATAACTAGAAGAAGAGTTTTATTGGTAAGGTTTGCAGTGGCATATTACAAAtttgaaaacattgttttaaatcTTCAGTAATATGACTATGAccttaaatattcatattcatagtTTGGAAAACAACATTCTATGTTAATATTTGTTAGGAGTTTCTACAGACTGTGCAGGTGTGGTTTGATCACATTTGACTGACAGTActggcaacataagcaaacaacccaACAACtgccattacatttttatttaaatgttgcaaaactctgattggtgcgcagaaatgtttcacatcctttttttccaacagagacccgcccacttcaaaccagtgggaagagcacacacaaaacaaaaaatacagaaatctctcgtATGAAATTAGTtgtaactttggcagaaaatgttaCAACACCATGGCTCATAGTAAGACACTGATcaagaaaatgtgatttcaggGAAGTGTAACAGTAATAATTCAGTAAttcagacaaagacaagaaaaccaCAAGACACTGAATATATTCTAAGTTATAGTACATTATAGAAATAGTTGTGCAAGAtgcgcttattcactttcttgcagagagagATGCCTGTACGGTAAACCTGATTGTCTGCAGTGATAGGATAAGTGATAAGTCAGTCATtggaaaaaactaaatgtaatggGTTCCTTTTTACAAAAGGATAAACATACATCTTTGCAGCCTGATCAGCTTATGCTATCACTTGAAGAAGGGGTGTGATTTATATCACGTGGCGTCTCAAATGCATTTACATAGCTAATAATGGTGAATGAAGGTGCAGAGTCTCCTCACTGTTGCAGAGAGTTTGATGCAGTGATGGTGATAATGAACAGGAAGCCAGCAGCTCCAGACTCCAGAtgtagagaaaaagaaatcatgcCACAGATAGGAGGTCTTTTTCTATGCATTTCCAAGTAGTCACCCTGCCTCTTCCATTCTTCCCATTCAGGGCACACCACACATTAAATAGCAATACGTGCTGTTGTAGTGTTCTCATCTCTAGCTATATGCTTTATGCTAATACAGTAAGCCACCACAGCTTCCTCCTGGGATCTGTCTCACGTGTAGGGCTCATGGTTAGATGCTTTAAAAATAGCCTCAGTGTGAGAACAGAGAACAACTCCAGCACTCCTCCCTGCATAATCTCCTAACCATCCTATGGGCATCCAGCTAACTACCTGCTGCGTTCTATAGGGATGTTGGCATGCCATTGAGAGAAAGATCCTGTGGGAACAAACATTACTTCCAGCCTTATATACATGACTCCAGCATGTTAAAATAACCATACATGCAATTGCTGGCCAGTTTTACACTACCTaccctttttctctcactgagcagaaaacccacaaaaaaacaaaaacccaaactAACCCCATCTCACCTCTTCCTGCTTTTCCTCCAaatcacccccacccccctcccaccaGTCGGACAGCAGCCCCCAGGAAGGCCTGAAGAGGCGAAACCACTCAGTGTGTCGCAGTGAGCCAGGAGATGTTCCACCGCTGCCGATTTTCCTCCAGCAGGGCTCAGCTTTTCCTCAAATCCCGCAGCTGGCCGGCACCAGCCCCATCGACAAGTACGCCCGCGTCCTATTCCCACTGGCCTTCGCCCTCTTCAACCTAGCCTACTGGTACATCTACCTGGCCAAGGACACCATGGAGAGGGCCAGGTACACTAGTGACATTCAGTTATCTTGGTACATTATTGtgttactttatatttttctgatgATCAACAAAtccaaaaccaacaatcaaTTGATCCTAATAataagtattgtctgtgtggCCAAAGTATGatgtagcttattcctctgtgtcatagagCCTCAGaaactgagaaacacacactgtacatggacactgtagtttattttgagtcaatcacacacaccatACTCTGTCTTGGTGCCATGAATACTCACTTGAGCACCAAATATGTATTCATCCGCACCTGAAAATATATTCCCCAACAAAATTGTTGAGtaatgtttgtaaaaaaaaataaaaaaaactacagtgcccagctgttttaggataTTACTTGGactatatatattatttatatatattatatatatttaacccATGGACGGGGTATGCTAGTCAGAAagtatagattttttttcttattcttgaATTGTTCTTACACTGTAGGTAATGGAGATTGCAACAAGATAGTCTCTACCATTTTGGCCTGTGACCCCCTAAAACAAAGCACGGTCTAGCTGCAACCTCTTATAACAGGCTGAACGTATTAACCAGAGTGATTATCTCTCCCCACATTGTTTCATCTGAATAATATTTTGAGATCTgatgagaattttttttttttttaatctcaagATTTATCTTGTCCCAGCCCTACCATTTGGAGCCACTGACATGAACATACACACTAGTGCTTTTACCCATGATTACGTCTTACAAGTAAGCTTCCCTTTTGGAGTTTAACCTTTAAACTTTTGAGTCTTGCGTGACAAGGTAGCAGATCCAAAAGGCCTTTCatgcaaaacagtaaaaatagcAGAGACATACTTGGAGGGCATCCAGCATTCTTGCACAAATGAggtaaaaagggaaaaaaaagatcagacaATGGGCAAAGGATATTTATGCACACTTACTTTGTATCTCAAAGAGCCACAAACCTGTCTCACTCTGTTCTAATTATGATAGCTTCAGTGGAACAATAACTACCCACCATTTTTGTCAAAGACTTTTATCTAGGCAGTAAAGACATCAATAATTTCTAATGCTGAAACAGCCCCGGGAGTTGTAGgcgaaaaaagaaagaggagaatgATGTTAGGTGGCGTTGTTCCTGCATTGACGCCAACAGTGTGgcttttatcatcatcatagaTTTACAATACAAAAAGGGCTGGGCGCTTAGTTaatttgagaagaaaaacacgcatcaagctctctctcctcttttataTAAGGTTTACCTGAGGGCCGTTTTAATGACAACTCTGTTTCTCCATGGGGAGCAGGTCTCACAGGCAAAATAAACCAGAGCCTACTTTGTACATTAAGCACATGAAAAAGCCACTATTCACTTTCCCGCTTATAAGTGAGCCACTTATAGAACACAAAGCTCCATGTccaagacagaaagagagagacacagtggaaaaagacagacagagagagagagagagagagagagagagagacgggggggggggcatgttaTGTAACACTGGGGAGTGCAAATCTGCTCATCATGCTTCTCATGTTCCTGTCAGAGAatttttatggttgttttgtttataacaTTCTGCAGAATAATGAGAGAGACAAGATGGAAAGCACGAGAACATCTGCATCACATCTATACCCTTTACATAGTTTCGCCACGTCTCTCTCTGGGTACTTTTTGAAGAAGGCACTGAGAGGACAGGGAGCACAGAGGCAGTTTTGGGTTGTGCAGTGTACTGCAGATGCCGAGTCTCTGAATGTGGAAAGAGAAAGGTGTCTGCATGCTCCTCTCACATTTTGTGCTCTGCTGTATTCTGGTCTTGCAGGGATGCGGATCTGAAAAGCTAAGAGGACCTGGAAGAGGGCACGTGCAGCCGGAGAGACCTTCAGCATCCAGCCAGCCTCACCTcgccctcctctctgtctctgtgaacaAGCTCTCAGCAGTCACTCTGCTCTCATCTGACAGAGGAAATGAATCAGAAACTCATTTATTCTCCTGCTGCACATCTATTCATTTCACAGGCTGTGACCACTGCCCACTTGTGTTCTGATCAGTAGCTGAAGAGCTGCCCTTCACGGGCCTCAATCGCTTTAAAGCCCTGCCGCGTACACACAACAACTTCTCGGGGCTCCGGACAGAGACAGAcgccacacacatacagtatgcatgacacacacacacacacacacacacaaaccaagaAACACATCAAAAAGAAGTGGATGATATAATCTATGATGGCTGTAACTGGTGGTGATGCAACAGTGAACCAATGCTTTCAGAAGCCTGCCCTCTACAGAAGCACAGCTCCCACTACAACAAGATCAAAGGCAATTTAGAGGAGGCTCGCATCCCTCCCCGCGGCTTCAAAAATGTACTCAAACCTGAGAAAATGAATTGTGGGATTGTGTTTTCCATCCCACCTTTCTGCTCTGGCGCTCTGGTGCTCCCTCTGCATTTTCAGACCCACTGCAGGTTCTCTGAAAACATTGCAGGGAAGAGTAGGATATAATACCCATGGGTGTTGATGACAttcattttttctatttttgtacGGATGGTGCATGATTGTTGGGCACAGATGTTTGTATGTAAAGTGTCTACCTGTGATGGATGTGAGTGTTATTCTCTTTTTAGCCACTTAACACGTCctgtgacacaaacactgaaggaATAAACTTGATCTTAACTTGACCACTTTAACCCTCCGGTGCATCCCATTGTTTGACCTTGTCAGGATGTAAACTTATCTGTCATGTTAACAAACACGAGAATAAAACGAGCCTGAAATTAACGCCgctgttgtttcatttctctcctgGCATGAACGCTTGTTTCTTCATTACGCACAACCACTTGTCCCTTTAATATTTTTCTCTGCAATGGAAACTGCTCATCCACCATCATCAGTCTCCACTCTTTGATCTTGGGCTGGCTGCACGCATGCGCCTCTCATTGGCTCCTCTGCACCGTCTGGAGTAAGTTGGATGTGCGCTCTCCTCACTCGCATCGCGAAACCGCCTCAAAAACTGTTGCGATGGGGAGGATCAGGAAAAACCACTTTGGGATTTTGACTTTTTCCTTACTAGTGACTTTCGTCTGGGCTCAAAGGTAATCTCGTTTTCGCCTCTTTTGTCCTCTTGTCTTGCATGTAGGCTTCTGTTAAAGCGAGCCTGGCGTGTGACATTAATAAGCTATTCTGCATTACAccacctttttttctccccagcGTCAAGGATATCAAAGATCCGAGCAATATGCCTCTGGTAAAAGAAACAGTGGACAGACTGATGAAAGGATACGACATTCGGTTGAGGCCAGATTTTGGAGGTAACGAGCAAAATTGAAAACGGAATGTCATGTTTTCACGCCCTCCTGACGTGCAATACATGTTTAATGAATCGCAAAATCTGCTTTAATTTACATAATCATCCCTTCACAGCCAAATAGGCCTTTCCAATTAGGCTATGAGAAATGATGTGCATATTTCACTTGATGAGGAGATAAGGCAGGCTTTTAACGTGATCGATCCCGCTCATCAATGTTTGATTATTCCAGTAGAAAGATGAAATTAACAGCATTTGAAGCTCATCTGCGTGTGAAatatgagggttttttttttttttgctcaggcTGATGATGCACAAGTCTCCTGTAGGTggaggggagcagagaggaacCTGAGCGCGCGTCACGAATTTGTTAAATTTACATGATGAAAGAATTATTCatatatgttgtgttaatgcctcctctctccttctcaggTGCGCCGGTGGCCGTGGGGATGAATATAGACATAGCCAGCATAGACATGGTCTCTGAAGTCAACATGGTAGGTGCATCTTCATGATTATTACCCCGCTTAATGTTGCCAATGGAGCCCTAGCACGGCAGGAATACCTTCTGAAGTGGGCTACTTATCAcgggtcagtgtgtgtggggggggataACCTGAGCCAGGCTGAGGCATCTTattgtgaatacatttttactcgggtttaaaaaaaaaaaaacatttttgaaggCTTCCGTTTCCAAACACATCATCGCCATCCTCCTCTCGGTCTCCGCATTTGCAGCTCTGGTGTGTTGCTGCATTtgaattcaaaacacacactcactggcgCACTCGGACGCACAGCCCCGGCTGCGCGCGCGGAGGAGAGCTGCGTGTgtaggctttgtgtgtgtgtgtgtgtgtgtgtgtgtgtgtgctcctgaCTGCTTCACGTTGTCAAGCCTCGGTGGTGTAATTTTGTTGACACGCACCcccccatcctctctcctcttcatgcAGTTACctacaaaaagaataaaaacaccctctccttctccaaACTGGCATCAtttggcgtttttttttttagccttttaatTCGACCAATCACATCACCACCGTCTACGTAAATGATCTTCCCCCTACTTGTCAGATGACGTAAGCAATTTGTTAATAATAAATGTCTGGTCACACagcaaccaaaaaaagaaagaaagctctCTTGAGCTCTGGTGCACAAAGATGAACGTCATGTGCGACTTGGAGAGGACAGGGGGAAAAGTTCAGCAGCCCATGCAAGAGCACCACCTATTGATccgtgtgacagacagacagacagaccgcaACCCACATGAAACTGAAGGCAATTTTAACCACTTCAGTGAAGCCCTGCTGAATTAAATGCTCTCTATTTATAGTGCAGAATAACTGGTTATGCTCATGTGATTCAGAGAAAAATATTAGGGGCCATCTTTGCAGAGAGTGTGAGATGATATTTTCTCacatgatctttttttttacaaagctGCCTCTCCATGGAGCAACATAATAGAGATGTTATATAAGAGCATGAAAAATAAGTTTGCCAGTAGGAATGGAAGGGGATGTGTTTTCTATTATTAATTGAGCCATTTTTTTAAGTTGATGTCTGGTTAATGTTGCCTGTCAAATCCGTGTGTCTGGTGGTCATTTGAAACTGCACTGAATGAGTGTTTTTGGCTCATGAACACAACAGCGTATGTGACGAGGAAAAGCACTGAATGGTCAGAGCTTTTCCTTTGAtggaaatgatttattttgGTGGAGGATGCAGCCAGGACGGAAGTGCCTTGGGGGTCCGGGGAGATTTGAAATAGAAACCCCTCACTcgctttctcctctctctctttctctttctctctctttctctccctccctcctccatccttccctcccacCA
It encodes:
- the gabra6a gene encoding gamma-aminobutyric acid receptor subunit alpha-6a gives rise to the protein MQPRMAVLTLTLVTFICWISLGNVRGNEKIYSDNITRILDRLLDGYDNRLRPGSGGGVTEVKTDIFVTSFGPVSDVEMEYTMDMFFRQMWVDERLKFEGPTEILRLNNRMVDKIWTPDTFFRNSKKSISHNTTTPNKLFRIMQNGTVLYTMRLTISAECPMRLMDFPMDGHACPLRFGSYAYTSSEIVFTWRKGPVASVECPTESMSLLQYDLVGQTLSSEIFKSNTGHYSVQVVHFHLQRKLGYYLIQTYIPLIMVVVLSQVSFWINKESVPARTVAGITTVLTMTTLSISARQSLPKVAYATAMDWFIAVCFAFVASALVEFAAVNYFATLQAHRLKKHKARQDKLEVLATGSEDGDTGLSDSSPQEGLKRRNHSVCRSEPGDVPPLPIFLQQGSAFPQIPQLAGTSPIDKYARVLFPLAFALFNLAYWYIYLAKDTMERARDADLKS